The Moorella glycerini genomic interval ATTAATGGCCGCCGCTGCCTCCGGGGTCACTTCGTAGTATTCGGCATGCATCTGGTGTTCTTCGATGTTTTCCACCTTAACGGGGCGGAAAGTGCCCAGGCCGACATGGAGAAGGAGGTAGACTATTTTCACCCCCTGCTCCCGCAGTTGCTCCAGGAGGCGGGGGGTAAAGTGCAGGCCGGCCGTCGGCGCTGCTGCCGAGCCTTCCACCCGGGCATAAACCGTCTGGTAACGCCCGGGGTCCTCCGGCTTTTCTTTAATATACGGCGGCAGAGGCATCTCCCCCAAGCGGTCCAGGAGGGCTTCAAAGGGACCTTCCCGGTAAGAAAACTGCAGTACCCGCCCCCCGGCGCCGGTCGTTGCCATGGCCCGGGCCCTCAGTTCTCCCTGGCCAAAGATTATCTCCGTACCCACCGGCACCCGCCGTCCCGGCCGCACCAGGGCTTCCCAGGTATCCCGGTCGCGTCGTGTCAGCAAAAGCACTTCGATCCTGGCTCCCGTACCGGCCCGGCGTCCCCAGAGGCGGGCCGGTATCACCCTGGTCTCATTTAAAACCAGGACATCCCCGGGGCGGAGATAAGCCGGCAAGTCATAAAAATGGCGGTGTTCCAGGTAGTCCCTATCCCGGTGCAGGACAAGGAGCCGCGAGGCATCCCGCGGCTCCGCCGGTGCCTGGGCAATCAATTCCGGGGGAAGATCATAGTCGAATTCTTCCAGACGCAAATCAATCTCTCACCTACTGCTATGTTTACAGCGGCGCAATCTTTAAGCGGCCGTCAAAGCGGTCCTGGTTATAATAGTGTTCAATAATTTGCTGGTAAGTATACCCTTTTTCCGCCATCCCCATGGCGCCCCACTGGCTTAAGCCTAAGCCATGGCCGTTGCCCCGGCCCTGGAAGACCACCTGGCGGAACATTTTCGGCACGCTGCGGGTACCATCCCGGCCGGCTACCATATACTCCCCGGCGGCGCCGTTGGGGGCATTCATCACCCCGCCGGCTCCCAGGGCTACCAGCTCGGCACCGTAATTCACGGCACGCTGCCCGCCGGAACCGTCGACGATGTAGACTGTAGAATCCATCTGCACATTAAATAAAGTGCTTTTTAGAACATCCCGGCCGAAAACGGCCCGGATGCCGTCCCGGAAGGCTGAGGCCGTTCCGGTGGTCGTGCGGATGTCCATCCTGGTGACCCGGCCGGAAACCGTTTCCTCCTGTTCGTCCCTGCGCAGGCGGGAAAGAACCAGGTCAACAACATCCCCAGTTGCCCCCTGGCCCTGCCCGGCCAGCCAGGCATTAACTTTTTCCTGGACCTGCTGCCGGGTCAGGGTTATGGTCCAGGAATAATTATTGGCCGGCCAGCCGTTGGCCGCCTGGTAGGGATACCTTAAAGCCCACTCATCCTCCGGCGATGGTACCCCGCGCAGGTAGGGCAGGGGATTGCTCCAGACATTCTCGCTGTCCTCGGTATAACCACCGGCATTGGCATGAAAGTAGGCCTCGATAACCTTGCCGTCATAGTAGATTACCTGCCCGCGGGTAGCATCAACGGCTTGAATGACTTTATCGCGGTAAGGACCGTAGTTGACCTCGGCTTCATAACCGCCATAGACCTGCGTCGTGGTATCATCGGTGACATCATATAGGGCGGCCGGTTTCAACCTGGTGACGGCATAGGAACGGGCAATCACAGCCTGGGCCTTGAGGGCCTCGATGCCGGCACTGGCCGGCATTTCCCTGCCCACCACGCCGTAGAGGTATTGTTCCAGGTCCAGGGTATTGATGGCCATCAGGCCATTGTCCCCCTTGAGAATATTTAAGCTACCTCGATAACGCTGCCCCTGGTAGCGGAAGAGATTTAAAGCCCCGTCGTCCCTGGCCTTAAGCTGGATAGGGCCGCCGAAGGTACCCGGCAGCGGCGTGCCCTCCCGGATTAATTGCCAATCGACGCCGGTTTTTTTTACCGTCCACTTTTCTCCCGCCTTTACCGGGCTGATTTCTTTACCGCTGTAGCCATCAATTAACTGGTAACTCCCCTGCTCTACCTGGAAGTCCACCTGCGCCAGTTCGCCATCGAGCAAGACCCGGATTACTGGTGCGTCCCCTTTAGAGACGGCACCTGCCGGTATGGTTGCCAAAACCAGGAACAAAGCAACCAGGAGAGCAACCGCTAGTCCTCGCGGGAAGATTTTATTTCCCAATTTTCTTCTCCCCTTTATCGCTATCTACCCGATCTACCTGGTTAGGGTCGGGTCGTAAAGATTTCCCTGGAATTCCGGGGGTACCGCTCTTCCCCTTCTCAGTGAACACCTCAAATCTGGTCCCTTTCTTACCCGGGGCAACCTCAAGTTCGTTACGGTTAGATGACTGCCCCGGCCGGTCTTGATTACCGGCAATATTTTCCGCCTTCTCACGCGGGCCCCGCTCGTTGCCACGCTGGTTGCCATAACTATTACCACCGGGAACCTGTTGCCCCAGGGCTCTCTTGAGGGTTGCGCCCAGTTGCTGTTCCTTTTGTAAGAGGTCTTTATCTTGCTGCAGCTTTTGCAATAACTGCTCCCAGTTAGTGTCAAACCTCGCCAGGACCCTGGCCAGGCTCTCTTTTTGCAGGTCAGCCGCCGTAACCGGGAGTCCCGCGTCCAGGGCTTCCAGGAGGATGCTGTATTTCCCCGCCGACAGGCCGGTAGCTTCAGCGTGCTGGCGGATTTCCGGCTGGACGGTAGCCGCCTCCACTACCGCCTGGACCCGGGCCTGCTGCAGGACATTCCGGGCCTCGCGGGTTAACTTCTGGCCCAGTTCATCGCCGGCCGCCAGTTTTTCCTGGCCGGCACCGGTAGCAGGGATCACTGTTACCACCATGGCTCCCTGGCGTCCGGGCAGGTAGTAACCCTGGCGCACGGCTTCCCTGGTCAGGACCTGGATAGCGATAGCTGCTTTTTCATCTTTAAGGGCAACGCCAGCCAGCAACTTTTCCCCATCGCTATTTAATCCCCGCGCACTGAGCACCCTTTCCCGGTCATCCACCGCCAGTTCAATGCTGGGATTGATGTCGATATTAATATAAAAGGCCGGTTGACCGGGGGTTGGCGGCGCCATCGCCCGGCGCGCCAGGGGGAGGACCAGAAAAAGCAATAAGATTACTGCCGCTGCTGCCATCATAGCCTGCCAGGGGGGCCTCTTTTTAACCAGGGGCAACATAACCTCTTCCCCTACTTCTGGCAGCAGCCCGGTCAGGTGGAGCGTGCGCCACTCCCCCTCAGGGGTCAAAACAATAACCTCATTTCCCTGCCTGGCCACCACCAGCCCCCGCTCAGCGTCAAGCATCCTGACCACCCCTTTTGCTTTGACCTATGTAGTCTGCCAGGTATTCATAATCGCCCATCAGCATGAGTGCTGCGGCGATAATATATTTGCGGTGGCGCTCCAGGGTTTTGCGGCTGGTTTCCACGGATTTTACCAGGGCTTTCAGGGGCAAAGCTTTGCGTTCCCGGAGGTACTGGCTGAAGAGGGGGTTGGCTGCCACTACCCGGGCGGCTGCCAGGGCCCGGTCACGGGCGTCCCGGTGCTGGGGGCTGGCCTTGACCAGGTCCTTGAAGGTTATGCCAAATTTAGCTAGTTCTTCCCGGTAGCGCTCTATTTCCCGGCGCCGGTCGGCCAGTTCGTTGACCATATTTATCTCTTCCCCGCCCAGGGGATCGACGGTGGCTGCCGTTTCGTTCTCCAGGGCCTGTAAGGACAGCACCCGCCGGTGCCGCCCTTCCCGGCGAAAATAGTCAACTAAACGGCGGCGGATAATGGTCTCGGCCAGGGTTAAAAAGTTGGAGCCACCGCCCGGGCGGAAACTATCGATGGCTTCGTTAAAGGCCATCAGGCCGACGCTAGCCTCGTCATCTTCCCCCAGGCGGATAAAATGACCCGTTACCCTGGAAACGACGGCCAGGATAAAGGGGGTAAAGCGGCGGATTAATTCCTCCCTGGCCCCGGCATCCCCGTTCCTCGCCTGAAGCAGTAACTGGTTGGGGTCTGCTTCCGGTGGCACTTCTAGCCTCACCTCTCATAGTATTCGTAAGGCCTTGACGTTTTCCGACTACTGGAGGCTAACGGCGGAAGATTAAGTTTAAGACGATGGTCAGGATGAGGCTTAAGAGGAGGGAACTGAGTAAGGGGAAATAGAAGGTGAAGTTGCCCTTCTGGATGTAAATGTCCCCCGGCAGGCGCCCGAAGGAAAAGAGTTTACCCATCCCAAGAAGGATTAAACCCATCAGGGCAATTAGTAGCCCCATCCCCAGCAGCATTTTGCCGAAAAAACTCCAGTCGCCCACGGTAGTCCCCCCGTAAAAAGCGTATTTGGTCTGGCTTTTTGGCGCTTGCTTTGTGGTACTCTTTTCAAAATAAATGGTCCAGCCGGGCTATCCCCAGGTGCTCGTAGGCCCTGGGTGTGGCCATGCGCCCCCGGGGGGTGCGCTGGATAAAGCCGTGCTGGAGCAAAAATGGCTCGTAGACATCCTCTATGGTATCCGGCTCTTCACTGATGGCCGCCGCCAGGGTTTCCAGGCCCACCGGGCCACCGTTAAATTTCTTGATGAGGGTTAACAACAGGCGGCGGTCGGAGCTGTCCAGGCCTAAGGAGTCGACTTGCAGGAGTTCTAAAGCTTCCCTGGCTACCTCCCTGGTAATGATCCCCCCGGCGCGGACTTCGGCGTAATCCCGCACCCTTTTCAGCAGGCGGTTGGCCACCCGGGGCGTTCCCCGGGCGCGGCAGGCAATCTCCCTGGCCCCTTCAGGTTCAATACCTACCTGCAGGATGGTTGCCGCCCGGAGAATAATTTGCTCCAGCTCCTCCAACCGGTAAAACTCCAGGCGGGAACTAATGCCAAAGCGATCCCTTAATGGCGAAGACAACAACCCGGCCCTGGTGGTAGCACCCACCAGGGTAAAGGGGGGTAAATCCAGGCGGATGGAGCGGGCGCCGGGGCCTTTACCCAGGATAATATCCAGGGCAAAATCTTCCATGGCCGGGTACAGGATCTCCTCCACCTGGCGGGGCAGGCGGTGGACTTCATCAATAAAGAGGACGTCCCGGGGCTGTAAATTGGTAAGAATGGCGGCCAGGTCTCCGGCTCGTTCCAGGGCCGGCCCCGAGGTAACCCTTAAACTTACCCCCAGCTCATGGGCAATAATCCCGGCCAGGGTGGTCTTCCCCAGGCCGGGCGGGCCGTAGAGCAGGACGTGATCCAGGGCTTCCCCCCGCTCCCGGGCCGCCTGGATAAAGATGCTCAATGTTTCCTTGACATGCTCCTGGCCGATATATTCGGCCAGGCGGCGCGGGCGCAAGCTCACTTCCAGCTCTTCGTCTTCCCGGTGCAGGTTCCCGGCCAGCAAACGCTCTGCCGTCAATCAGCCCCACCTCCCCGGCCAATAGTTTTCAACACTCCCTGGAGGACGGCCGCTGTATCAGCCTCCGGCCCCAGTTCCGCCTTAACCCTGGCCAGGACCGGGCTTATCTCATCCCGGCTGTAGCCCAGGGCCAGGAGGGCGGCCAGGGCTTCATCATTATCGCCGGCCCCGCCATCCCAGGCCACCCTGGCCGTTGCCCTGGTCTCACCGGCCAGGCCGGATTTTAAAATGGCATCTTTTAATTCCAGGAGCAGGCGTCTGGCCTTCTTGGCCCCGATGCCGGGCAGGGCAGTCAGGAAGGCAGTATCTTCGGCAACAATAGCCCGCGCCAGCTGTTCCGGAGCCGCTGCCGCCAGGATCTGGAGGGCACCGCGGGGTCCAATGCCGGCCACCCCCAGCAAAAGGGTAAAAAACCTTAGCCCCTCGGGCCGGGTAAAGCCGTACAGCTCCAGGGCGTCTTCCCTGACTACCAGGTGGGTATAGACAGCAACCTCTGTCCCCGGGGGCGGCCAGGATTGCGCGGGCGGTGTACGGACGAACCAGCCGATGCCCCCGGTTTCCACCAAAATACCTTCCGGCATTACCTGGCGTAACTGGCCGCGCAAGTAACCAATCACTGCTGCAACACCCCGGCTTCCCGCTGGCGCCAGGGAGCCAAACTGGCGTGGCAAATGGCCACGGCCAGGGCATCGGCCACATCATCGGGGTCCGGTCGACTTTTAAGCCCCAGCAGGGCCTGAACCATCCGCTGGACCTGTTCCTTAGGAGCCCGGCCGAAACCGGCCACCGCCTGTTTAACTTCCAGGGGCGTATACTCGGCAACGGGAAGGCCCGCATGAGCCGCCGCGAGCAACGCCACCCCCCGGGCCTGGCCTACCGCCAGGGCCGTGCGGCTATTTTTATTAAAAAAGATTTCTTCAATGGCCATAATATCCGGCCGGTATTTTTTTATTATCTCCTGCAGTTGGTCGTAAATCAGGGCCAGGCGCAGGCTTGCTTTTTCCCCTGCCGGCGTCCGGATGCAGCCATAGGCATAAGCCTGCAGGTGCCCCGCAGTCGCCGCCTGTACCAGGCCATAGCCGACAATGGCTGTACCAGGGTCGATTCCCAGGATCAACATCCTTTTACTCCTCCCTGGCAATTATTCGACGTTAAAGATAGTACTTCCTTTTTTTGAGCCAAAATAAAAATCAGCGCTCTTCCAGCGCTGATCTCTAGGGGCGGAATTCATCCAGGCTGTCCAGGGCTTCCAGGACTTCTTGTTCGGAGTTAAATTCGGCCTGGCCATTTTCTATTTTTTCCCGCCAGCTAGGCGGCAGGGAAGTAAATTTCAGGTTCGTCACCCGCATTAGTGGCCCCAGGCTGCCGGCCGGGCCCTGGTAAATGGCCACCAGGCCATCCTTGACGGCCAGGTGGCGTTTGGGAGCATCGGCAGGGCAAAGACCATCTACCTCCTGGGTTATAACCAGGCGTTCCCTCTCCCGGGTTATGCGCCAGCCCTCGGGCGGCGGGAAAAGGATGCTCAATTCTTCTTTACCGGCCCAGTTCCACTTGACCCCTGCCGGCAAAGGAATGGGTTCCCTGTGACCGCAGTCGCGGTAATATCTCTCCAGGCGCGGTTCCTCCAGCACCCGTGGTTCCAAAAGGCCCGGCACCCTTAAGATAACCGGCCTTTGCCCGGTACTGACCCTGGCCTCCTGGAAAGCCACCAGCCCTCCAAGGAGAAAAATCACGAGGCCAATAAAAATAAAGCGCCGGCTAACGTCGCCCACGGTGGCGCCTCCTCATAACAGGAATTACCACACCTTCTAGCTTTGCCGGCGCGGCGGGGTTTTATACCAGGTTATAACTCCACTTGCTCCATAATGGCAGCAGGAATGTCGGCGTTGGTATAGACTGCCTGGACGTCATCGTGATCCTCCAGGCGGTCCACCAGGCGCATGATTTTAGCGGCCATTTCCGGGTCGTCAATGGTTACTGTCGTCTGGGGTACCATTTCTATTGCGGCGCTGGTGATGGCCGCCCCGGCTTCCTGCAGGGCTTTCTTTACCCTCTCCAGGTCCTCGGGAGCCGTCTTTATTTCCAGGGCTTCGGCATCACTATCATCAACATCTTCAGCCCCGGCCTCAATGGCCTGGAGGATTAATTCTTCCCTGGTTTCTCCCACCGGGACTTCTACGCTAATGACGCCCTTGGGGTTAAACATCCAGGCTACACAGCCGCTTTCCCCCAGGTTGCCGCCGTTGCGGGAAAAGATATACCGGATTTCGGAAGCCGTGCGGTTGCGGTTGTCAGTGGCAATATTAAGCAGCATGGCTACTCCACCGGGGCCATAGCCTTCATAAACCATTTCTTCATAGGCTGCGCCTTCAATCTCGCCGGTACCGCGCATAATGGCCCGCTGGATATTCTCATTGGGCATATTGACTTCCTTGGCCCGGGCGATGGCTGCCTTCAAACGCGGGTTACCTTCCGGGTCACCGCCTCCCTGCCGGGCGGCGATGATAATCTCCCGCCCTATTTTGGTAAAGAGGCGGCCCCGCTTTTCATCGGCCTTGGCCTTACGATGTTTTATATTGGCCCACTTGGAATGTCCGGACATTTTTACCCCCCTCTCACCTCTAACTGCCGTTAAAATTCTAGCATATAAGACCGCCGTTAAGCAATAAGCCTCATTGTCCCCTGCCGGAAATCACTGTAATATTTTACCTCGAAGATTGGAAGAATTTTATGTTAACTTTTTTGGCTCCTATATGGTAAAATACCATTAGTTACTTTAACGTCATGGCCACCAGAAACGCCGAATTTCTTTTACGAGCTAACCTCGCAGGCGTTGGAGGGGGGGTGGATTTTTTATTGGTCCGCCGGGCGTTAAAGTAATTAGGTTTGTAAAGGAGGGGTTAGTTTTGCGGTCTAAATGCAAAACCCTGGCCGCATCCCTGGCTGTATTATTAATTGTCACCACCCTGGCTATCGTACCGGTCACACCTGTTCAAGCTGCAACTTACTATGGTAACTATTATGCTTTCCATTTCTCACCGCAAAATTATTTATCCATCAGGTATTACCGCCCGCAACCGGCATCTCAACCCCAACCGGCCCCGGCACCCCAACCCCAGCCGGCACCGGCTCCAGTTCCCGAACCGCAGCCGGCACCCCAACCGGCACCAGCGCCCGCACCTCAACCTGCACCCCAGCCGGTAACCGGCAGCTACCAGTTAAGCCAGTTTGAGCAGAAGGTCGTTGACCTGGTCAATGCCGAGCGGGCTAAGGCCGGGCTGAAACCGTTAGCCGTAGATCTGCAGCTGGCAAAAGTAGCCCGCCTCAAGGCTGAGGACATGCGGGATAATAATTACTTCGGCCATGAATCGCCTACCTACGGTTCTTTCTTTACCATGTTACAGAAATTCGGTATTACTTACCGTACCGCCGGGGAAAACATTGCCGCCGGCTATCGCACTCCCGAAGCCGTGGTTGCGGCCTGGATGGGTAGCCCCGGCCACCGCAGCAATATCTTAAACCCCAGTTTTACGGCCATTGGCGTTGGTTATGCCCGCGGCGGTAGCTACGGCAACTACTGGGTGCAGGAATTCATCGGGAAGTAGAGAATCCTCCACATCATCGCCGCTTTCTCTCCGCTTTTGTACCTGATTTCACAATTAAGTATGACTTAATACGTAAAGGCCCCTTTTAACCTGGCCGGTGGGTTAAAAGGGGCTATTTAATCTGGCGATTAATCTACCCGACTTTAAAAAGTTCGGTACTGAGATAGCGCTCGCCGGTATCCGGGGCAATGGCCAGGACTTTTTTGCCGCTGCCCAGGCGCCGGGCCACCTGCAGGGCGGCATAAACGGCTGCGCCGGCAGAGATGCCTACCAGCAGGCCTTCCTCCCGGGCCAGGCGCCTGGCGGTGATGAGGGCGTCTTCGTTGGAGACGGTAATAATCTCATCGATTACCTCGCGCCGGAAGACCTGCGGGACAAATCCGGCCCCGATCCCCTGGATCTTATGGGGCCCCGGCTGGCCCCCGGAAAGGACGGGGGAAGCCGCCGGCTCCACGGCAATTATCTTTATCCCCGGAATTTCCTGCTTTAAAACCTCACCGGCACCGGTAATGGTGCCGCCGGTACCTACGCCCGCCACAAAGGCATCCAGATCTCTGCCCATTTGCTCTAAAATTTCCCGGGCCGTGGTACGGCGGTGTACGTCGGGGTTGGCCGGGTTTTCAAACTGCTGGGGCATGAAATAATCAGGGTTTTCCCGGACTAATTCCAGGGCCTTGTCTACGGCCCCCTTCATACCCAGGTGGCCCGGTGTCAGGATAAATTCGGCGCCATAGGCCGCCAGGAGCTTGCGGCGTTCAATGCTCATGGTTTCCGGCATCACCAGTATTAAACGGTAACCGCGGACCGCTGCTACCATGGCCAGGCCAATACCGGTATTGC includes:
- the ruvA gene encoding Holliday junction branch migration protein RuvA, whose amino-acid sequence is MIGYLRGQLRQVMPEGILVETGGIGWFVRTPPAQSWPPPGTEVAVYTHLVVREDALELYGFTRPEGLRFFTLLLGVAGIGPRGALQILAAAAPEQLARAIVAEDTAFLTALPGIGAKKARRLLLELKDAILKSGLAGETRATARVAWDGGAGDNDEALAALLALGYSRDEISPVLARVKAELGPEADTAAVLQGVLKTIGRGGGAD
- a CDS encoding CAP domain-containing protein, giving the protein MRSKCKTLAASLAVLLIVTTLAIVPVTPVQAATYYGNYYAFHFSPQNYLSIRYYRPQPASQPQPAPAPQPQPAPAPVPEPQPAPQPAPAPAPQPAPQPVTGSYQLSQFEQKVVDLVNAERAKAGLKPLAVDLQLAKVARLKAEDMRDNNYFGHESPTYGSFFTMLQKFGITYRTAGENIAAGYRTPEAVVAAWMGSPGHRSNILNPSFTAIGVGYARGGSYGNYWVQEFIGK
- a CDS encoding YebC/PmpR family DNA-binding transcriptional regulator, with the protein product MSGHSKWANIKHRKAKADEKRGRLFTKIGREIIIAARQGGGDPEGNPRLKAAIARAKEVNMPNENIQRAIMRGTGEIEGAAYEEMVYEGYGPGGVAMLLNIATDNRNRTASEIRYIFSRNGGNLGESGCVAWMFNPKGVISVEVPVGETREELILQAIEAGAEDVDDSDAEALEIKTAPEDLERVKKALQEAGAAITSAAIEMVPQTTVTIDDPEMAAKIMRLVDRLEDHDDVQAVYTNADIPAAIMEQVEL
- a CDS encoding anti-sigma factor domain-containing protein — its product is MLDAERGLVVARQGNEVIVLTPEGEWRTLHLTGLLPEVGEEVMLPLVKKRPPWQAMMAAAAVILLLFLVLPLARRAMAPPTPGQPAFYINIDINPSIELAVDDRERVLSARGLNSDGEKLLAGVALKDEKAAIAIQVLTREAVRQGYYLPGRQGAMVVTVIPATGAGQEKLAAGDELGQKLTREARNVLQQARVQAVVEAATVQPEIRQHAEATGLSAGKYSILLEALDAGLPVTAADLQKESLARVLARFDTNWEQLLQKLQQDKDLLQKEQQLGATLKRALGQQVPGGNSYGNQRGNERGPREKAENIAGNQDRPGQSSNRNELEVAPGKKGTRFEVFTEKGKSGTPGIPGKSLRPDPNQVDRVDSDKGEKKIGK
- the ruvB gene encoding Holliday junction branch migration DNA helicase RuvB — protein: MTAERLLAGNLHREDEELEVSLRPRRLAEYIGQEHVKETLSIFIQAARERGEALDHVLLYGPPGLGKTTLAGIIAHELGVSLRVTSGPALERAGDLAAILTNLQPRDVLFIDEVHRLPRQVEEILYPAMEDFALDIILGKGPGARSIRLDLPPFTLVGATTRAGLLSSPLRDRFGISSRLEFYRLEELEQIILRAATILQVGIEPEGAREIACRARGTPRVANRLLKRVRDYAEVRAGGIITREVAREALELLQVDSLGLDSSDRRLLLTLIKKFNGGPVGLETLAAAISEEPDTIEDVYEPFLLQHGFIQRTPRGRMATPRAYEHLGIARLDHLF
- a CDS encoding SpoIID/LytB domain-containing protein; the encoded protein is MGNKIFPRGLAVALLVALFLVLATIPAGAVSKGDAPVIRVLLDGELAQVDFQVEQGSYQLIDGYSGKEISPVKAGEKWTVKKTGVDWQLIREGTPLPGTFGGPIQLKARDDGALNLFRYQGQRYRGSLNILKGDNGLMAINTLDLEQYLYGVVGREMPASAGIEALKAQAVIARSYAVTRLKPAALYDVTDDTTTQVYGGYEAEVNYGPYRDKVIQAVDATRGQVIYYDGKVIEAYFHANAGGYTEDSENVWSNPLPYLRGVPSPEDEWALRYPYQAANGWPANNYSWTITLTRQQVQEKVNAWLAGQGQGATGDVVDLVLSRLRRDEQEETVSGRVTRMDIRTTTGTASAFRDGIRAVFGRDVLKSTLFNVQMDSTVYIVDGSGGQRAVNYGAELVALGAGGVMNAPNGAAGEYMVAGRDGTRSVPKMFRQVVFQGRGNGHGLGLSQWGAMGMAEKGYTYQQIIEHYYNQDRFDGRLKIAPL
- the queA gene encoding tRNA preQ1(34) S-adenosylmethionine ribosyltransferase-isomerase QueA, which encodes MRLEEFDYDLPPELIAQAPAEPRDASRLLVLHRDRDYLEHRHFYDLPAYLRPGDVLVLNETRVIPARLWGRRAGTGARIEVLLLTRRDRDTWEALVRPGRRVPVGTEIIFGQGELRARAMATTGAGGRVLQFSYREGPFEALLDRLGEMPLPPYIKEKPEDPGRYQTVYARVEGSAAAPTAGLHFTPRLLEQLREQGVKIVYLLLHVGLGTFRPVKVENIEEHQMHAEYYEVTPEAAAAINAARARGGRVVVVGTTVVRTLETVATEDGLIQPGSGWTDIFIYPGYRFKAIDCLITNFHLPRSTLLMLVSAFAGREKILAAYRTAVAEGYRFFSFGDAMLILKD
- the cysK gene encoding cysteine synthase A, whose protein sequence is MQVATDITRLIGRTPVVRLNRLPENGAAVYAKLEYFNPGASVKDRIALSMIEAAEAAGKLKPGATIVEPTSGNTGIGLAMVAAVRGYRLILVMPETMSIERRKLLAAYGAEFILTPGHLGMKGAVDKALELVRENPDYFMPQQFENPANPDVHRRTTAREILEQMGRDLDAFVAGVGTGGTITGAGEVLKQEIPGIKIIAVEPAASPVLSGGQPGPHKIQGIGAGFVPQVFRREVIDEIITVSNEDALITARRLAREEGLLVGISAGAAVYAALQVARRLGSGKKVLAIAPDTGERYLSTELFKVG
- a CDS encoding DUF2905 domain-containing protein — encoded protein: MGDWSFFGKMLLGMGLLIALMGLILLGMGKLFSFGRLPGDIYIQKGNFTFYFPLLSSLLLSLILTIVLNLIFRR
- the sigI gene encoding RNA polymerase sigma factor SigI, whose amino-acid sequence is MPPEADPNQLLLQARNGDAGAREELIRRFTPFILAVVSRVTGHFIRLGEDDEASVGLMAFNEAIDSFRPGGGSNFLTLAETIIRRRLVDYFRREGRHRRVLSLQALENETAATVDPLGGEEINMVNELADRRREIERYREELAKFGITFKDLVKASPQHRDARDRALAAARVVAANPLFSQYLRERKALPLKALVKSVETSRKTLERHRKYIIAAALMLMGDYEYLADYIGQSKRGGQDA
- the ruvC gene encoding crossover junction endodeoxyribonuclease RuvC, whose translation is MLILGIDPGTAIVGYGLVQAATAGHLQAYAYGCIRTPAGEKASLRLALIYDQLQEIIKKYRPDIMAIEEIFFNKNSRTALAVGQARGVALLAAAHAGLPVAEYTPLEVKQAVAGFGRAPKEQVQRMVQALLGLKSRPDPDDVADALAVAICHASLAPWRQREAGVLQQ